CGAAACAATAACGGCTCTCACGTCCCTTGAATCGACTTGTTCAGACCTTCCTTAGCACGGCGCCGGCGTCTGACAGGTTTTTCGAACGGTCCCCGCAGGGGGAACCCACCCGCGCGTTGAACACATGGTCTTCCGCTCCTATGATGGAAAGCCGCCGATGCCTTGCCTATGAAGACGGAATTCAACTGGACACAGCCGCGGATCGTCGTCAAGAGGACCCTCCTCTCGCAGAAGCCGGCCGAGAACAGCGGCCTGATCGCGGCCGCCATCGCCATGGTCATCCTGTTCGTGACCATTCTGGTCTGGAGGGACTCTCCCGGCCTCATGCGACTCTCGGCCGCCGTGCCCTCCCGGGTCCTGGACGAGCACGAATATTGGCGGCTGTTTTCCGCTATGGCCGTCCATTCCGACTGGAAGCACCTGTTCTCCAATCTTCCCTTCGTGGTCTTCTTCGGCTACCTCCTTTACGGCTATTTCGGGTTCGGAGTCTATCCCTTGGGCGTCACCGTTCTGGGCGCCCTCACCAACTACCTCTCGCTACTGACCTATCCCCCCGAGGTTCACCTGGTGGGGGCATCGGGCATGACCCACGTGATGGGCGGATTCTGGTTGACCGCCTATATCCTGGTGGAGCGGAGCCTCCCCATGAAGAAACGCGTGCTGCGAAGCCTGGGTGTGGCTCTGATCCTCTTCCTGCCCTCGGCTGTTCAACCGGAGATCAGCTACCGGGCCCACGCCATCGGACTGTTGCTGGGCATCGTCGCGGCGGCGGTCTTTTTCCAGCGCTACAAGCGCCGGATCCGGGCGGCGGAAGTCCTGGAGATCGAGGAAGATGACGACGCCTCCGGGCTGGTCGTCATGTGACCGTCCGGCCTCTCCCGGGATGCAGGGACGGTCGAATGCCGTGACGACGTTCACCACGGGCTGGTATACTCGGCCCGTTCCTGCCTTGATTCTTCGAGGCTTGGGGAGGTGCTGGAATGAAGGTGATCAAGTTGGCTCAGGTGCCGCCCCCGAGTGTGAAGGTCGACGCGACGGTGCTTTCGGCCGCCATGTCCATGCGGAACGCCAGGATCGGCGCCGCCGCCGTCCTGGAGGGGGACGAACTGGTCGGAATCTTCTCCGAACGGGATGTCATGGTGAGAGTCGTCGTACCGCGGTTGGATCCCGAAGCCACGACCGTTCGCGATGTCATGACCACGGCCGTGCAGACGGTTGGGGAAGAGGCGGAAGCGGGAGAAGCCCTGGAACTCATGGTCGCCCGGCACATCCGGCACCTGCCGGTGGTGAACTCGGAGAATCGCGTCACCGGACTCTTGTCGGTTCGCAATCTGCTCCAGCATCACATCGAGGAACTGGCGGATCAGCTGAATTCCCTGGAAGCCTACTTCAGCGCGGACGGCCCGGGCGGGTAGCCCTTTCCGGCCGGAGCCTCCCCGATCCCGGTCCCTCGCCTCTCTTTCCTCATTTCCCTTTTCTCGCGCTGGTCTACGACGTATGCTTCGGGTCGGCTTTCGAAGAAACGACGCACAGGAGGAGTAGATGAAAGGGCGTTTTCCACTATCCATCGGCTTGCTGGTCCTGCTCACGCTGGGGTCGGCCGAGTCCCGTCCCTCCAGCCATGGCCAGAAGATGAAACCTCTGGACATCGGCTCCAACTTGGAACTCTTCGTCGACGATTACCTGATCGAATCCATGAAGGGAGTGCGGCTCCAGCTTCAGGAGGCGCGGCCGGCGGGGACCGTCCTTGAGTTCGACAAACCGTGGGAGGGGACCACGTCGCTCTACCACACCGTTTTCAAGGACGGCGACCTCTACCGCATGTACTACCGCGGCAGCAGTCATGCCGGCTACACCTTTCCCAAGTTCGTGGGTCCCGGCGAGACGGTGATCCCCGAGCACGAGGAGGTTGCCTGCTACGTCGAGAGCCGCGACGGCATCACCTGGACCCGGCCGTCTCTGGGACTCATCGAGTTCGAGGGATCCAAGGACAACAACATCGTCTGGATCGGCAGGGGCAGCCACAATTTCGCTCCCTTCAAGGACGGCAACCCGGAAGCGGATCCGGCGCAGCCTTACAAGGCGTTGGCGGGCGGGCCGCTGCTGGCGCTGGCTTCGACCGACGGTATCCGCTGGACCAAGATCCAGGAGGAGCCGGTCATCAGCGACGGGGCGTTCGATTCGTTGAACGTGCCCTTCTGGGATCCGGTCCGGCAGCTCTACGTTGCCATCTACCGTGATTTCACGGACGGAGTCCGCAGCATGAAGTGCGCCACTTCCGAGGATTTCATCCACTGGACGAAAGGGGAGTGGGCCGACTACGGAGACGCGCCGCGGGAGCACTTTTACACCAACGCCACCCAGCCCTATTTCCGCGCTCCCCAGATCTATCTGGCCTTTCCCAAGCGTTTCGTTCCCTGGAGGACCTACCACGACAACGCGGCGGGGGCCGGCGTCTCCGACGCCGTTTTCATGACCAGCCGCGACGGGGTGCACTGGGACCGGCGGTTTGGGGAAGCCTTCATTCGTCCGGGGCGGGATCCCAAGAACTGGGTGCATCGGACCAACATGGTCTCTTCCGGCGTCGTTCCCACGGGTGACGACGAGATCTCCCTTTACGTGGCCCGGCACTACACTTCACCCAGCGCCCACCTGGAACGAATGACGGTGCGCATGGACGGGTTTGCTTCCCTCCGTGCCGATTACCAGGGAGGGGAGATGGTGACCAAGCCCTTCGTCTTCAAGGGAGACGACCTGGTCTTGAACTTTTCCACGTCGGCCGCGGGAAGCATCCGGATCGAGGTCCAGGACATGCATGGCCACCCGGTGCCCGGGTTCGCGCTGGAAGACTCGCCCCTGGTCTTTGGAGACGAGGTCGAGCACACGGTCAAGTGGGACCGGGGCCACCCGAAGGCGAGACGGGATACCCTGAACCGGATCGCCGGCAAGCCGGTTCGGCTGAGGATCGTGATGCGGGACGCGGATCTCTACTCCCTTCGCTTCCGTTAGTCCGATAGGTGCCGCCGCAATTTGGGATATGGACCGGTAAGGAGAAAAAGCCATGAGAATGTTCGTACAAGGTGAGTGGACCGAGACCCCGCAACTGATCGAAGTCAGGAATCCTTACGACGACTCGGTGGTGGACACCGTCCCCAAGGCCGGGGCCGCCGACGTGGACGCGGCGTTGGCGGGCGCCGTCGAGGGGGCCCGCGTGATGCGGAACATGCCTGCTTACGACCGGTCGCGAATCCTGACCAGGGCGGCGGACATCATGGAGGAGCGGACCGAGGAACTGGCCCGGACCATCAGCTCCGAGGAGGGCAAGATCCTGGCGGAAGCACGGATCGAAGCGGTACGCGCGGCCGAGATCATCCGGCTTTCGGGTGAGGAGGCCAAGAGGATCACCGGCGAGGTGCTCCCCCTCGACGCGGCCCCCGGTTGCGCCGGACGCCTCGGCTTCACGCTCCGGGTGCCCTGCGGCGTGGTGGCGGCCATCACGCCGTTCAACTTTCCGTTGCACCTGGTCTGCCACAAGGTGGGACCCGGACTGGCCGGCGGCAACGCCGTCGTGGTCAAGCCGGCCACCGACACGCCCCTGTCGGCCCTCAAGCTGGTGGAGATCCTGCTGGAAGCGGGGACGCCGCCCCAGGCCCTGGCCTGCCTGACGGGTCCCGGCAGCGAGGTGGGCGACTTTCTCTCGGGCGACCCTCGAGTCCGCAAGATCAGCTTCACCGGCAGCTACGAAGTGGGGGACCACATCTGCCGGGTTGCCGGAATGAAGAAGGTCACCATGGAACTGGGGTCCAACGCCCCGCTGTTGGTTATGGACGACGCCGATCTGGACAAGGTGGCCGCGGCCACGGTGGCCACCGGATACGCCAATGCGGGACAGGTCTGCATCTCGGCCCAGCGGGTTCTGGCAGCGGACCGGATCTACGACGATTTCCTGGATCGTCTCAAGACGGGCGTCGAGAACATTCGCATCGGAGATCAGCTCCAGGACGGGACCACCATGGGGCCGCTGGTTCGGGAATCGGACGCCATCCGCGTGTCCAACTGGATTCAGGAAGCCGCGAACGGGGGAGCCCGCCTGCTCACCGGAGGAGCCCGCAACGGGGCCCTGGTGGAACCGGCCATCCTGGCCGACGTGGACCCGGCCATGAAGATCAGTTGCGATGAGCTCTTCGGCCCCGCCGTGGCCGTGAATCGCTTCGACGACATCGACCAGGCCATCGACATGGCCAACGACACCCGCTACGGCCTTTCGGCGGCCATCTTCACCCAGGACATCGACCGGGCCCTGCGATTCGCCCAGGAAGTGGACAGCGGCAACCTGCACATCAACTGGGGCACCCAGTGGAGGGCCGACCTCATGCCCTACGGAGGCCTCAAGGACAGCGGCATGGGCAAGGAAGGCCCCCGTTACGCCGTGGAAGAGATGACCGAGTCCAAGATGGTCGTCGTCCACCTCGACGGCTAAGGGGAGCGGCGGCTTTCTTGCCGCCGAGGGAGCGGAGCGACCCAGGAGCGGCGGTTTTCCTACCGCCGGGAGCGGCGACATTCCTGTCGCCGATTGGAACGGCGGCTTTCCTGCCGCCAATAGGGGGGGTAGCGGGACGGCAGTCCCCCCTATACGATTTCCGGCCCCTACATTATCCCGAAAATGTCACAGACCCCCGGAATGTGACATCGTCACATCCGGACCAGTGCGAAGTTTCGGTGTAACGGACAACTGCACGCCAAGCGCACCAAGGACCTTCATAACAGTTCCGATCCGAGGATCGCGTTCACCGGACAGTGCTTTGTACAAGCTTTGGCGTGCCAAGTTGGTCTTTGCAGCGATCAATGTCATGCCGTTGGCGCGAGCAACATTGCCAAGGGCCTTAACAAAGAACTCGGGATCGTTTTCTTCGAGAGCGGCCTTCAGGTATTCAATGACTACGTCATCGTTATTGAGAAGTTCAGCGCTATCCCAAGGCGAATAAGTCTCCTTGCTCATGATCCCTCCTCAGAGTTCGCCCGCCATTTGATGAGCCCGCCGTATATCTCGGGTCTGGCTCGACTTGGCACCGCCACACAGCAAAATCACCACCGTCATCTTCCGAATCGTGTAGTAGACCCGGTAACCCTTGCCGACGGGAATGCGCATTTCGCTGACGCCCTTGCCCACGGTTCTGTGATCACCGAAATTGCCTTCCTCGATACGATCTATCCGAACGATAATTCGTGCTTGGGCGCGCTTGTCGCGTAGTCCCTTCAACCAACGGAAAAAGGTCGTACTTCTGACGACCGAGAAACCCACGTAGCGATTGTCTCCAATTGGAGACAATCAGTCAAGAAGCTCGACCCTGCCAGAGCTGTGACCCGGTCGTTGCGCGACTCACTACCTCAGCCGGAGCTGAATGCCGGCATAGACCAGGCGCGGGATGCCCAGTGAAGGCAGCGGCGTCAGCCGCACCACGTAATCCCGGTCCAGAAGGTTCTCCACGGCCAGAAAAATCTCCAACGATTCGCCCAACGGTTTTCGTACGCTGGCGCCCAGGAGGAAGAAGCGCTCCAGAACCATGGTGTTGCGATCGTCCTCGAACTGGTCCCCGACCCATCGTCCCTGTAGCGAGGCCGTGAACGGCCCGTCGTAACGGACCTCCGCCGTGAGCTGATGGCGGGGGACCTGGGGGAGCCTCAGCCCCGTCTCCCGGACCTCGGTCCGGGCGTAGAGATAGCCCATCCGCAGGCTCCACGGCAAGTCTCCCTGCAGCCCCGTCTCCAGCTCCAGACCCCGGACCCGCACCTGCCCCAGATTCTGCCGCTGCCGCTGAATGAACCGGGGACCCACTGAAATCGTGGCGTTCCCCACCGGGTCCCGTAGCGAGTTCCAGAAGCCGTTGATCCGGACCAGCACGGCGCCCGACGGATGCAAATCCGCTCCCAGCTCTCCCCCCCAGAGGTGCTCCTCGCCCAGATCGGGATTCTCGGCGGTCAGGACGTTGCCCACCCGGAAGGGGCGATAGAGCTCGTTCAGCGTGGGAGCCCGGAATCCACGGTAGGCCGAGCTGCGCAGGGTCAGCCACCGGGCGCCCCGCAACAGGATGCCCAGGCGGGGATTCAGCGAGGTCTCGGTGGTGCGGCCCTGCCACCAGTCCGTCCGGGCTCCGAGCTGCAGGTCCAGCCGGTTGTGGACGGGAACGGTCTGCTGGACGAACAGGCCGGCCAGGTTCTGCACCCGGTCCTGCCAACTGACTCGTCTCCAGTCGGTCCCCACCAGCAGTTGACCCCGCGGATTCCAGGTCAGCGACCCTCCGGTGCCCAGCGTGGGAAACTCCTGCCGGGCGGTCACGAATTCCTGGGAGCGGCCGGGAAGAATCCGGGAGAAGGTGTTCTTGAAGAGGCCCGACTGGACGTAGAAGCGGCCCTGCCAGGCATCGCCCTCGACTCCCGTCTCCAGGAGTGCGATCCGGGAATTGTTCTGCTGGAGATGAGTCCCGTTGCTGCGCCGTTCGCGAAAAGTGTTGACGCCGACGTGGAACCGCTTGTAGGAGACCCGGCCGAAGAAGGTCTCGAACCGGCTGTTGGCCGGCGTGTCCACCTCTCCCCGGAGCGCCTCGTCGATGATGAAGAACCCGTCGGTGTCCAGGACCCGCGCCGAGGCCAGATATCCCCAGTCTCCCACCTGGTCCGACGCGGCCAGATCCAGGTCGGCGTAGCGGTGGTCCCCCAGCACGCCCCGGACGTCCAACCGGCGCTGGTTTCGGGCCGGACGAAGCTGGATGGTCCCTCCCAACCCGGTGCTCCCGTACAGCGGACTCGTGGCTCCCCGCACCACCTCCACGCTGTCCAGGGCCGTGCGGGGTATCCGGTTCCAGTAGACCCATCCGCCGAAGGGATCGTTCCAGGGGATGCCGTCGAACAGGACCAGCGTGCGGCTGGTTCCTGAGGGGCCGATGCCCCGCAAGGAGACGCCCTGGGTCGTGGGATGGGAGATCATGCTGCTGCTGCGCCGAAAGAGGCTGAACCCGGGGATCTGGCGCAGAGCGTCGTCCAGGACCAGAGCCGGAGACTCGCGCAGTTCCTCCCGGGAAAGGACGGTGACCAGAGCGGTACTCTCGAGGAGAGGCTGCTCCTGCCGGCTCGCCGTGACGACGACGGTCTCGTGAGAACCCTTCGGCGTCTCCTCTTCTGATGGTTCCTTCTCCTGAGGAGGAGTCAGGAGAGCGAACAGAGCCAACGGTAGCCAGAGCATGGGAACGCCGGAAGATTCTGAATTCTAGGTGGACCCTTTTGTACGCTCGTCTGCGTGGTCAATCGGACTTCACCTGAAAGGCGTAAAGGTCCGTGTCCCGCAAATGGAATCGAATTCGCAGGCCGGCCTCCCGTCGAGGGACCAGATCCGCTCCGCTCCCCCAGGTGACGGCGTGGCGCAACGAGTCGCCGCGGACCGGATTGCACTGTCGCGCCCCGTATCCGGGAATCACGTTGCCGTCCTGGTCCAGGATCTCCGCCCGGAGATCGCCCCCCACCCGGGCGTTGACGGTCAATCGGCCGCCGCGAGTCTTAAGGAGCCTGGTCGTGACCGATCCTTCCCCCGGCGCCGTCAGCGAGACGAATCCGTCCAGCCGCAAGGTGGCCAGGCCGGTGGCCCTCTGGATCCGCCGGCCGTCCCGGACCCAGCCCTCTTTCACCTTCCGGATGGCGTCCACGGTGTAGGGCATGTTCTCGCCCCAGTAATAGCACCAGATCCGCTCGCCGTGCACCACGGGAGCCACCGGGATGCTGAGCTTGCTGTCCCAGGCCGGATCCTCTCCCCGCTCCAGCACAAACGACCCGGGAAAGGGCCGGCTCCAGTGGACCCCGTCCCGGCTCACGGCCAACTCGGCCGCCGCCGCGACGAACTCCGTCGTCCCTCTCTGGAAGACCCAGAGCCAGCCCAGGTAGAGGTCCTCATAGAGGAACGCTGCCAGTCCCTTGAAGTGAAGATCGGGTTCGTCTGTCGCAGGAGCCATCACCGTCTCGGGCTCCGACCAGGTGACGAAGTCGGGACTGACGGCCCGTCCTACCGTATTCTGCGCGGCGCGCATCCGCACGTAGAAGACGTAGCGCCGGATGCGCGGATCCCAGCCCAACAGGTTGCCGTTATGAGGCCGCCGGAACCACGGCTTCCCGTCGCCGTTGAGATTCCAGTGGACTCCGTCGGCCGAATAGGCCTTGGTGATGGCCGGCTGTCCGTCGAAGACGTCCACGTAGGTCATCTTGAACCGGCGCTGCGGATCCGGATCGTGGAGGTCCTTGATGACGTTGGCCCGCCTCATCCAGTTGACGCCCCGGGGAATGAGATTGTTGTCACTGGAACCCTCCCAATCCACTTGACCCAGATTCGGCTTGCTCCAGTCGGCGCCGTCCTTGGAAACGGCGTAGGCCACCTTGTACCGGAACCCGCCCGGCGCCCCCTCTTCCATGTGGGAGGCCATGTACCACATCTTGAACTCGCCGGTCTCCCGGTCGAAGAGGACGGCCCTCCCGTTGGGTGAGATCAGCCACCGTTCCCAGGGACGGTCCCCCACCAGGACCGGATTGCCGGGATGACGTTCCAGCCGGTTCAGCCGGCGGGTCACTCCCCGGGTGGACTCCACGGCATGGTCGTCGATGAACAGCTGTTTCCGTTCGCCGATCTCTACACCGGCAGCAGGGGAACCGGGGAGGATGGAGGTGACGGAGACGGCGAGGATCGACACCGTCAGCATGACTTTCATTCGAGAAGACATGTGGAAACCCTCCGTGACGCGCCTGTTCCGGCTCGGCCGAAGTCTACCACCGCTCCGTCACCGGGGTGATAAGATGCCCGGACGGAGGGCACGGGAGAGGCATGAAATTCGGAGTCGCCGTGACCACTTCGGTCACGCCGGCAGTCACCGCTGGAGCTCAGGCCGAATACGTCCGGAGAATGGCCGGGGCCATCGAGGACGCCGGATTCGACTCGGTCTGGGTCAGCGACCGGACCCTGTTCCCGGCGGATCTGGCCCGGCGTTATCCGGACCGGTTCGGTCCCGGCAAGGCCAGTCCGGACGCTCAGAACGTCCTGGAGTCCCTGGCCACCCTCAGCTTCGTGGGAGGCTCCACCCGCCGGTTGCGCCTGGGCGTCAGCGTCCTGGTTCTTCCTTTCCGGAATCCCCTCTTGAACGCCAAGATGATCACTACGCTGGACGTCCTCTCCGGCGGACGCGTGATCTACGGTGTGGGCGTGGGTTGGATGCCGGAAGAATTCGCCTCCATGGGTGCGCCCTACCACAGGCGGGGAGCAGTCACCGACGAGCACATCGAGATCTTCAAGGCCGCCTGCGCCCAAGAGGTTCCGGAGTACCGGGGAAAGCACTTCCGCACCTCGGGGATGGTCTTTTTCCCGCGGCCGGTGCAGGAACCGCATCCCCCCATCTGGGTGGGTGGGAATTCCCGCTTCGCCCTGCGCCGGAGCGCTCGTCTGGGGGATGCGTGGCACGGGATCCGGCTCTCTCCCCGCCAGGTCGGGGA
This sequence is a window from Acidobacteriota bacterium. Protein-coding genes within it:
- a CDS encoding putative addiction module antidote protein; translated protein: MSKETYSPWDSAELLNNDDVVIEYLKAALEENDPEFFVKALGNVARANGMTLIAAKTNLARQSLYKALSGERDPRIGTVMKVLGALGVQLSVTPKLRTGPDVTMSHSGGL
- a CDS encoding TonB-dependent receptor, with amino-acid sequence MLWLPLALFALLTPPQEKEPSEEETPKGSHETVVVTASRQEQPLLESTALVTVLSREELRESPALVLDDALRQIPGFSLFRRSSSMISHPTTQGVSLRGIGPSGTSRTLVLFDGIPWNDPFGGWVYWNRIPRTALDSVEVVRGATSPLYGSTGLGGTIQLRPARNQRRLDVRGVLGDHRYADLDLAASDQVGDWGYLASARVLDTDGFFIIDEALRGEVDTPANSRFETFFGRVSYKRFHVGVNTFRERRSNGTHLQQNNSRIALLETGVEGDAWQGRFYVQSGLFKNTFSRILPGRSQEFVTARQEFPTLGTGGSLTWNPRGQLLVGTDWRRVSWQDRVQNLAGLFVQQTVPVHNRLDLQLGARTDWWQGRTTETSLNPRLGILLRGARWLTLRSSAYRGFRAPTLNELYRPFRVGNVLTAENPDLGEEHLWGGELGADLHPSGAVLVRINGFWNSLRDPVGNATISVGPRFIQRQRQNLGQVRVRGLELETGLQGDLPWSLRMGYLYARTEVRETGLRLPQVPRHQLTAEVRYDGPFTASLQGRWVGDQFEDDRNTMVLERFFLLGASVRKPLGESLEIFLAVENLLDRDYVVRLTPLPSLGIPRLVYAGIQLRLR
- a CDS encoding rhomboid family intramembrane serine protease, whose product is MKTEFNWTQPRIVVKRTLLSQKPAENSGLIAAAIAMVILFVTILVWRDSPGLMRLSAAVPSRVLDEHEYWRLFSAMAVHSDWKHLFSNLPFVVFFGYLLYGYFGFGVYPLGVTVLGALTNYLSLLTYPPEVHLVGASGMTHVMGGFWLTAYILVERSLPMKKRVLRSLGVALILFLPSAVQPEISYRAHAIGLLLGIVAAAVFFQRYKRRIRAAEVLEIEEDDDASGLVVM
- a CDS encoding type II toxin-antitoxin system RelE/ParE family toxin; this encodes MGFSVVRSTTFFRWLKGLRDKRAQARIIVRIDRIEEGNFGDHRTVGKGVSEMRIPVGKGYRVYYTIRKMTVVILLCGGAKSSQTRDIRRAHQMAGEL
- a CDS encoding CBS domain-containing protein, coding for MKVIKLAQVPPPSVKVDATVLSAAMSMRNARIGAAAVLEGDELVGIFSERDVMVRVVVPRLDPEATTVRDVMTTAVQTVGEEAEAGEALELMVARHIRHLPVVNSENRVTGLLSVRNLLQHHIEELADQLNSLEAYFSADGPGG
- a CDS encoding LLM class F420-dependent oxidoreductase, whose amino-acid sequence is MKFGVAVTTSVTPAVTAGAQAEYVRRMAGAIEDAGFDSVWVSDRTLFPADLARRYPDRFGPGKASPDAQNVLESLATLSFVGGSTRRLRLGVSVLVLPFRNPLLNAKMITTLDVLSGGRVIYGVGVGWMPEEFASMGAPYHRRGAVTDEHIEIFKAACAQEVPEYRGKHFRTSGMVFFPRPVQEPHPPIWVGGNSRFALRRSARLGDAWHGIRLSPRQVGEARQDLARICRAEDRDPRTVGVTLRHTLVLGDARFNGNGDRLHLTGTAAQVRDDIRRYGEAGLDYLVLSVDAPSTRETLDAVRRFADEILSEEQE
- a CDS encoding aldehyde dehydrogenase family protein, with amino-acid sequence MRMFVQGEWTETPQLIEVRNPYDDSVVDTVPKAGAADVDAALAGAVEGARVMRNMPAYDRSRILTRAADIMEERTEELARTISSEEGKILAEARIEAVRAAEIIRLSGEEAKRITGEVLPLDAAPGCAGRLGFTLRVPCGVVAAITPFNFPLHLVCHKVGPGLAGGNAVVVKPATDTPLSALKLVEILLEAGTPPQALACLTGPGSEVGDFLSGDPRVRKISFTGSYEVGDHICRVAGMKKVTMELGSNAPLLVMDDADLDKVAAATVATGYANAGQVCISAQRVLAADRIYDDFLDRLKTGVENIRIGDQLQDGTTMGPLVRESDAIRVSNWIQEAANGGARLLTGGARNGALVEPAILADVDPAMKISCDELFGPAVAVNRFDDIDQAIDMANDTRYGLSAAIFTQDIDRALRFAQEVDSGNLHINWGTQWRADLMPYGGLKDSGMGKEGPRYAVEEMTESKMVVVHLDG